Proteins encoded in a region of the Pseudomonas sp. PDNC002 genome:
- a CDS encoding helix-turn-helix transcriptional regulator, translating to MAQSLDLDQFSGMLGNLYQGPMEPTPWQSFLNQLNQFLEAKYVTFILRPPSDQSEGLMVNTNGSSAEVVASYNQYYFNLDPFVDLPSGQVVILEEFVSKEEWLASEFYRNFLEPVGVFHILGADIRTSDGALCRIRVSRGVESPGFTENDKALLAHFIPHLERSVVLHTQINRIETERNLYAGAMDQFAVGTIILDETGKILQTNQVAENLLREKDGLKISADSLQVGTPRDCQEFRRLVKQALQSQKGAQPSVVEAMRVQRPSGRADLGIIVRSVPLSEWNEGKHCPSVVIFVSDPEQESRAPQEIVKALFDLTPAEAQLAMLLANGLTLDEASEELGISRNTARAHLRSTFSKTGVTRQTMLVRLILRSVATLG from the coding sequence ATGGCACAGTCGCTCGATCTCGACCAGTTCAGCGGGATGCTCGGCAATCTTTACCAGGGCCCCATGGAGCCCACGCCGTGGCAATCCTTCCTCAACCAGCTCAATCAGTTCCTCGAGGCCAAGTACGTCACCTTCATCCTGCGTCCGCCCAGCGACCAGAGCGAAGGGCTGATGGTCAACACCAACGGCAGCTCGGCCGAGGTCGTGGCCTCGTACAACCAGTACTATTTCAACCTCGACCCCTTCGTCGACCTGCCCAGCGGCCAGGTGGTGATCCTCGAGGAGTTCGTGTCCAAGGAGGAATGGCTGGCCTCGGAGTTCTACCGCAACTTCCTCGAGCCGGTCGGCGTGTTCCACATCCTCGGCGCGGACATCCGCACCAGCGATGGCGCGTTGTGCCGCATCCGGGTCAGCCGGGGCGTGGAGTCCCCCGGCTTCACCGAAAACGACAAGGCGCTGCTGGCGCATTTCATCCCGCACCTGGAGCGCTCGGTGGTGCTGCACACGCAGATCAACCGCATCGAGACCGAACGCAATCTCTACGCCGGCGCGATGGACCAGTTCGCCGTCGGCACCATCATCCTCGATGAGACCGGCAAGATCCTGCAGACCAACCAGGTGGCCGAGAATCTGCTGCGCGAGAAAGACGGCCTGAAGATCAGCGCCGACAGCCTGCAGGTCGGCACCCCGCGTGACTGCCAGGAGTTCCGCCGCCTGGTGAAGCAGGCGCTGCAGTCGCAGAAAGGTGCGCAACCCTCGGTGGTGGAGGCGATGCGCGTGCAGCGCCCGTCCGGTCGTGCGGACCTGGGCATCATCGTGCGCTCGGTGCCACTGAGCGAATGGAACGAGGGCAAGCACTGTCCTTCCGTGGTGATCTTCGTCAGCGATCCGGAACAGGAATCCCGCGCGCCGCAGGAAATCGTCAAGGCGCTGTTCGACCTGACCCCGGCCGAAGCGCAGCTGGCGATGCTGCTGGCCAACGGCCTGACCCTGGACGAGGCCTCGGAGGAACTGGGCATCAGCCGCAACACCGCGCGCGCCCACCTGCGCTCGACCTTCTCCAAGACCGGCGTGACCCGGCAGACCATGCTGGTACGCCTGATCCTGCGCAGCGTCGCCACGCTGGGCTAG
- a CDS encoding tyrosine-protein phosphatase has product MFHRALLSASTLGLSLLSLSVACANAAETYTLDTPHLAGIDNFRDIAGTTTAYTTANDGVMRSGVFYRSNALTPKGTDLAVLNSLGISNVYDLRTPVEAAATPDTLPAGAVYQNIDIIGSTTSGANITNISFTSAAQAVAMMEETNRAFVSDAGMRGQFTVLFNELAAADGAALFHCTAGKDRTGWTAAVLLSIAGADSQTIMDNYLATNDYTAARIKATLAMMPPSMAAIYEPLIGVQASYLQAGLDEVTAQYGSMDNYLKEGLGLSQETIYVLRGKMVYYNSLPGTLGLSGNAAAGAQLLTQLQNSSLSGAYTAYNYYLQSAIDAGTLGGVESTVGGQVHADAASYLLRQDALIDRAAAPYASGIDLKAGQTRLWTTALAGYQGNSATSNAESSNEHTQGLMVGVTQRFSEQLSGNAGFGYSKGSVGGAGGDVDTDLTFIRGGARFALDGLEQGLFVDADLSYGWVDYDSKRDIGGGLGKAKGDTSGNLSGASVALGYRTAVSTVTLEPSIGLRYSHLDLDGFQEKGSELALDVDDISENRRSAYANLKASFAPVALGSGWQMVPGLEVGYDHALGDYKVDSEGHLLGFDVSQRAAFDNRDQFSGAFSLTASQGEFSVGAEVGALGGSGSHGASGSLKASYQF; this is encoded by the coding sequence GTGTTCCATCGTGCTCTGCTTTCCGCATCTACCCTCGGCCTGTCCCTGCTCAGTTTGTCCGTCGCCTGCGCCAACGCGGCCGAGACCTACACCCTGGACACTCCGCACCTGGCCGGCATCGACAACTTCCGCGACATCGCCGGGACCACCACTGCGTACACCACTGCCAATGATGGGGTGATGCGCTCTGGCGTGTTCTATCGCTCCAACGCACTGACCCCCAAGGGCACCGACCTGGCGGTACTGAACAGCCTGGGCATCAGCAACGTCTACGACCTGCGCACGCCCGTCGAGGCGGCTGCCACGCCGGACACCCTGCCGGCCGGGGCGGTGTATCAGAACATCGACATCATCGGCAGCACCACCTCGGGCGCCAACATCACCAACATCTCCTTCACCAGTGCGGCCCAGGCCGTGGCGATGATGGAGGAAACCAACCGCGCCTTCGTCAGCGACGCCGGCATGCGTGGCCAGTTCACCGTGCTCTTCAACGAGCTGGCCGCCGCCGATGGCGCCGCGCTGTTCCACTGCACCGCCGGCAAGGACCGCACCGGCTGGACCGCCGCCGTGCTGCTGAGCATCGCCGGGGCGGACAGCCAGACCATCATGGACAACTACCTGGCGACCAACGACTACACCGCCGCCCGGATCAAGGCGACGCTGGCGATGATGCCGCCCAGCATGGCGGCCATCTACGAGCCGCTGATCGGCGTGCAGGCCAGCTACTTGCAGGCAGGCCTGGACGAAGTCACCGCCCAGTACGGCAGCATGGACAACTACCTCAAGGAAGGCCTCGGCCTGTCCCAGGAAACCATCTACGTGCTGCGCGGCAAGATGGTCTATTACAACAGCCTGCCGGGCACCCTCGGCCTCTCGGGCAACGCCGCCGCCGGTGCGCAGCTGCTGACCCAGTTGCAGAACAGCAGCCTTTCCGGCGCCTACACCGCGTACAACTACTACCTGCAATCGGCGATCGATGCCGGCACCCTCGGCGGCGTCGAGTCCACCGTCGGCGGCCAGGTGCACGCCGACGCGGCCAGCTACCTGCTGCGCCAGGATGCGCTGATCGACCGCGCCGCCGCGCCCTACGCCAGCGGCATCGACCTGAAGGCCGGGCAGACCCGCCTGTGGACCACGGCGCTGGCCGGCTACCAGGGCAATTCCGCTACCTCCAATGCCGAAAGCAGCAACGAACACACCCAGGGCCTGATGGTCGGCGTCACCCAGCGCTTCTCCGAGCAGCTCAGCGGCAACGCCGGCTTCGGCTACAGCAAAGGCAGCGTCGGTGGTGCCGGCGGCGATGTCGACACCGACCTGACCTTCATCCGTGGTGGTGCGCGCTTCGCCCTCGACGGCCTGGAGCAGGGCCTGTTCGTCGACGCCGACCTCAGTTATGGCTGGGTCGACTACGACAGCAAGCGCGACATCGGCGGCGGCCTGGGCAAAGCCAAGGGCGACACCAGCGGCAACCTCAGCGGCGCCAGCGTCGCGCTGGGTTACCGCACGGCAGTGTCCACCGTGACCCTGGAGCCGAGCATCGGCCTGCGCTACAGCCACCTGGACCTGGACGGCTTCCAGGAGAAGGGCAGCGAGCTGGCGCTGGATGTCGACGATATCAGCGAGAATCGCCGCAGCGCCTACGCCAACCTCAAGGCCTCGTTCGCCCCGGTGGCCCTGGGCAGTGGCTGGCAGATGGTGCCGGGTCTGGAGGTCGGCTACGACCATGCGCTGGGTGACTACAAGGTCGACAGCGAAGGCCACCTGCTGGGCTTCGACGTTTCCCAGCGTGCTGCCTTCGACAACCGCGACCAGTTCAGCGGCGCGTTCAGCCTCACCGCCAGCCAGGGCGAGTTCAGCGTCGGTGCCGAAGTCGGCGCGCTGGGCGGCAGCGGTAGCCACGGCGCCAGTGGCAGCCTGAAGGCCAGCTACCAGTTCTGA
- a CDS encoding alpha/beta hydrolase has product MSSPVALRVPFEGHELHADTLGGDSPLHLFGIHGGGASNRSVWDGLRQSLWRRGVGSTALDCVGHGQTGGAFPESSLQRRSHQARAVMKRAGVRPTALAGISMGAYNALRLSEELDVQALILIVPGIYTPEAHEVPFGPDFSAIIRRPRSWVDSDAWDILARFHGRLLVIAGEQDSVIPLEIPERLHAAATRASRRELLVVPGAGHSGLLPVLLDNPQWHASLLECVGLED; this is encoded by the coding sequence ATGTCGTCCCCCGTCGCTTTGCGTGTGCCTTTCGAAGGGCACGAACTCCACGCCGATACCCTGGGTGGCGACTCGCCGCTGCACCTGTTCGGCATCCACGGCGGCGGTGCCAGCAACCGTTCGGTGTGGGATGGCCTGCGCCAGTCGCTGTGGCGACGGGGCGTGGGGTCGACGGCGCTGGATTGCGTCGGCCACGGCCAGACCGGCGGAGCCTTCCCCGAGTCCTCGCTGCAACGGCGCAGCCACCAGGCGCGCGCGGTGATGAAGCGCGCCGGGGTGCGTCCCACCGCGCTGGCCGGCATCAGCATGGGCGCCTACAACGCGCTGCGGCTGAGCGAGGAGCTGGATGTGCAGGCGCTGATCCTCATCGTTCCCGGCATCTACACCCCCGAAGCGCACGAGGTGCCGTTCGGGCCGGACTTCTCGGCGATCATCCGCCGACCGCGCAGCTGGGTGGACAGCGACGCCTGGGACATCCTCGCGCGCTTCCATGGCCGCCTGCTGGTGATCGCCGGCGAGCAGGACAGCGTGATTCCCCTGGAAATCCCCGAGCGCCTGCATGCCGCCGCCACCCGCGCCAGCCGACGCGAGCTGCTGGTGGTGCCGGGCGCCGGCCACAGCGGATTGCTGCCGGTGCTGCTGGACAACCCGCAGTGGCATGCTTCGCTGCTGGAGTGCGTTGGTCTGGAGGACTGA
- a CDS encoding AraC family transcriptional regulator, producing the protein MTVDTSTSRKQFLIRSENMTADDFGALYTRMFGNLYSGMPRPERPIAIGGVYGRHEGVSFRRLSFRGDLLTEMPDLDDEITFIFPSAGRIVFNQSGDSVGMPGIGLAMEKATVRSVGFIDGHAHHGLSVRRSLFARRLATLLGRPITHKVRFQPRVDLSNEAFQGIKAIVAMATGNEFDLLINSSALMPARLQEMLVDSVLEIWPHNYSDALRRPAPQIAPRHVKLAMDYIQEHPDAMVSGNDLAELTNVSLRALQEGFRRFVGSSIVAYQREVRLQRAYDALQQDGSQSVSEISLALGFSNVGRFCQYFQSAYGMSPADLRRNLSTPA; encoded by the coding sequence ATGACGGTAGACACGAGCACCTCCCGCAAGCAGTTCCTGATCCGTTCGGAAAACATGACCGCCGACGATTTCGGCGCTCTCTACACGCGCATGTTCGGCAACCTCTATTCGGGCATGCCACGCCCCGAACGCCCCATCGCCATCGGCGGCGTCTACGGCCGCCACGAGGGTGTCAGCTTCCGCCGCCTGAGCTTTCGCGGCGACCTGCTGACCGAGATGCCGGACCTCGACGACGAGATCACCTTCATCTTCCCCAGCGCCGGGCGCATCGTCTTCAACCAGTCCGGCGACAGCGTCGGCATGCCCGGCATCGGCCTGGCGATGGAGAAGGCAACGGTGCGCTCGGTGGGTTTCATCGACGGTCACGCGCACCACGGCCTGTCGGTGCGCCGCTCACTGTTCGCCCGCCGCCTGGCGACCTTGCTGGGCCGGCCGATCACCCACAAGGTGCGCTTCCAGCCACGGGTGGACCTGAGCAACGAGGCCTTCCAGGGCATCAAGGCGATCGTCGCCATGGCCACCGGCAACGAGTTCGACCTGCTGATCAATTCCAGCGCGCTGATGCCGGCGCGCCTGCAGGAAATGCTGGTGGATTCGGTGCTGGAAATCTGGCCGCACAACTACAGCGACGCGCTCAGGCGCCCTGCCCCGCAGATCGCGCCGCGCCATGTGAAGCTGGCCATGGACTACATCCAGGAGCATCCGGACGCGATGGTCAGCGGCAACGACCTGGCCGAGCTGACCAACGTCAGCCTGCGCGCCCTGCAGGAAGGCTTTCGCCGCTTCGTCGGCAGCTCCATCGTCGCCTACCAGCGCGAAGTGCGCCTGCAGCGCGCTTACGACGCGCTGCAGCAGGATGGCTCGCAATCGGTCAGCGAGATTTCCCTGGCCCTGGGTTTCAGCAACGTCGGACGCTTCTGCCAATACTTCCAGAGCGCCTACGGCATGAGCCCGGCGGATTTGCGCAGGAACCTGTCGACGCCTGCCTAG
- a CDS encoding Rieske 2Fe-2S domain-containing protein, with translation MSTLHRIEARPVEDRYARGWHCLGLASQYRDGKAHRLDVFGTRLVAFQGEDGQLHVLDGYCPHMGADLSEGCVEGNSLRCPFHEWRWGADGVCDDIPYAKRIPPRAKIKSWPVQEQNHLLFVWNDPEGNPPIAEQAIPRIDACYDADWAEWEVAELKIDTNCRELVDNVSDMAHFKSVHGAPIDEFSNHFEGHMATQVMRGRSARLSGDSELHTVATYFGPAYQITWMTGAMGGQPIESILLNCHVPIDQHSFTLRYGVLVKKLPGLSAEDNRAMALAYVEQARAAFYEDVAIWHSKTRVDNPLLCDGDGPVYQLRKWYEQFYTNIAELPESLSERKEFVVRARQAEPA, from the coding sequence ATGAGTACGCTGCACCGTATCGAAGCGCGCCCAGTCGAGGACCGTTACGCGCGCGGCTGGCACTGCCTGGGGCTGGCCAGCCAGTACCGCGACGGCAAGGCCCACCGCCTGGATGTCTTCGGCACCCGCCTGGTGGCCTTCCAGGGCGAGGATGGCCAGTTGCATGTGCTCGACGGCTATTGCCCGCACATGGGCGCCGATCTGAGCGAAGGCTGCGTGGAAGGCAACAGCCTGCGCTGCCCCTTCCATGAATGGCGCTGGGGTGCCGACGGCGTGTGCGACGACATTCCCTACGCCAAGCGCATCCCGCCACGGGCGAAGATCAAGTCCTGGCCGGTGCAGGAGCAGAACCACCTGTTGTTCGTCTGGAACGATCCCGAGGGCAATCCGCCCATCGCCGAGCAGGCCATTCCGCGCATCGACGCCTGCTACGACGCGGACTGGGCCGAGTGGGAAGTGGCCGAGCTGAAGATCGACACCAATTGCCGCGAGCTGGTGGACAACGTCTCCGACATGGCGCACTTCAAGAGCGTCCACGGCGCGCCCATCGACGAGTTCAGCAACCACTTCGAAGGGCACATGGCCACCCAGGTGATGCGCGGCCGCAGCGCGCGGCTGTCCGGCGACAGCGAGCTGCACACCGTCGCCACCTATTTCGGCCCGGCCTACCAGATCACCTGGATGACCGGCGCCATGGGTGGCCAGCCGATCGAGTCGATCCTGCTCAACTGCCACGTGCCCATCGACCAGCACAGCTTCACCCTGCGCTACGGCGTGCTGGTGAAGAAGCTGCCGGGCCTGTCCGCCGAGGACAACCGCGCCATGGCCCTGGCCTACGTCGAGCAGGCACGCGCTGCCTTCTACGAGGACGTGGCCATCTGGCACAGCAAGACCCGTGTCGACAACCCGCTGCTGTGCGACGGCGACGGCCCGGTGTACCAGCTGCGCAAGTGGTACGAGCAGTTCTACACCAATATCGCCGAGCTGCCGGAGAGCCTATCCGAACGCAAGGAGTTCGTCGTACGGGCACGCCAGGCGGAACCGGCCTGA
- a CDS encoding GFA family protein, translating to MDTVTGGCLCGNMRIQASGRPNRVGICHCLDCRKHHGALFHSSAIFPEDAVRIEGEVSEYAGRCFCPRCGSSVVGRSPGEIEVSLGALDAPDQFQPTYELWICRREAWLPAFPLTRRYERDREASGPTEE from the coding sequence ATGGACACGGTCACTGGCGGTTGCCTGTGCGGCAATATGCGAATCCAGGCTTCGGGGCGCCCGAACCGGGTCGGTATCTGCCATTGCCTGGATTGCCGCAAGCACCACGGCGCGCTGTTCCATTCGTCGGCGATCTTCCCCGAGGATGCCGTGCGCATCGAGGGCGAGGTCAGTGAGTACGCCGGGCGCTGCTTCTGCCCGCGCTGTGGTTCATCGGTGGTCGGTAGAAGTCCCGGCGAAATCGAGGTGAGCCTGGGCGCCCTGGATGCGCCGGACCAGTTCCAGCCCACCTACGAGCTATGGATCTGCCGGCGCGAAGCCTGGTTGCCGGCGTTCCCGCTGACACGGCGTTACGAGCGTGATCGCGAGGCTTCCGGGCCCACCGAGGAATAG
- a CDS encoding alpha/beta hydrolase, giving the protein MALDPHMQALLDQFAGAFDLDFQQLDATSYRRFADQGVATGEPLNVAEVRELRVADDLPARLYRPSAEAGLPLLVFFHGGGFVAGTLDTHDDLCRRLALGSGAVVVSVGYRLAPEAVFPTAAHDCGQAVAELVVRAAELDVDASRLALAGDSAGGNLAIASARLLRQRGGPLPRALCLFYPVTDQTCGSASYREFAKGYFLEAAMMHWFWHQYLGQWPAPLDVLASPLHAADLGTLPATLLMSAECDPLRDEGEAFAERARAAGAEVELVRAEGMLHGFASFAPFVPRAQAYLDDASAWLRCALGASA; this is encoded by the coding sequence ATGGCCCTCGATCCCCACATGCAAGCCCTGCTGGACCAGTTCGCCGGCGCGTTCGACCTGGATTTCCAGCAGCTCGACGCCACTTCCTACCGCCGCTTCGCCGACCAGGGCGTGGCTACCGGCGAGCCGCTGAACGTGGCCGAAGTGCGCGAGCTGCGGGTCGCCGACGACCTGCCGGCGCGGCTGTATCGGCCGAGCGCCGAGGCCGGCCTGCCGCTGCTGGTGTTCTTCCATGGTGGTGGTTTTGTCGCCGGCACTCTCGACACCCACGATGACCTGTGCCGGCGCCTGGCGCTGGGCAGCGGCGCGGTGGTGGTGTCGGTGGGTTACCGGTTGGCGCCGGAAGCCGTGTTCCCGACCGCTGCGCACGACTGCGGCCAGGCCGTGGCGGAACTGGTGGTACGTGCCGCCGAACTGGACGTGGATGCGTCGCGCCTGGCCCTGGCCGGCGACAGCGCCGGCGGCAACCTGGCCATCGCCAGCGCCCGCCTGCTGCGTCAGCGCGGTGGCCCGTTGCCGCGCGCACTGTGCCTGTTCTACCCGGTGACCGACCAGACCTGCGGCAGCGCGTCCTACCGCGAGTTCGCCAAGGGCTACTTCCTCGAGGCGGCGATGATGCACTGGTTCTGGCACCAGTACCTGGGGCAGTGGCCGGCGCCCCTGGACGTGCTGGCTTCGCCCCTGCACGCGGCCGATCTCGGCACCCTGCCGGCGACCCTGCTGATGAGCGCCGAATGCGACCCGCTGCGCGACGAGGGCGAAGCCTTCGCCGAGCGCGCCCGCGCGGCCGGCGCGGAAGTCGAGCTGGTGCGCGCCGAGGGCATGCTGCATGGCTTCGCCAGCTTTGCGCCCTTCGTGCCGCGCGCCCAGGCCTATCTCGACGACGCATCCGCCTGGCTGCGCTGCGCGCTGGGGGCGTCGGCATGA
- a CDS encoding SDR family NAD(P)-dependent oxidoreductase: MSEQQGRVAVITGAASGIGRGLAEHAGQLAMRLVLADRDRAGLDELASELAARGCEVLEQVTDVSREQDLIALRDAALARFGGIDLLFNNAGVMQTGASWELSEAQWRRMLDINLLGVTNGLRVFVPTLLAQDRPAHIVNTASLAGLLASPFLAAYTVTKQAVVALSEVLHHELAALGAPIGVSVLCPGPVASRIMASDQAGGGAAAALGAQLAQSIRQGMPAAELAAQVFAAIDDKRFWILPHPDFKPALQARTQSILDETNPVFLLADL; this comes from the coding sequence ATGAGCGAGCAGCAAGGCCGCGTGGCGGTCATTACCGGTGCCGCCAGCGGGATTGGCCGTGGCCTGGCGGAGCACGCGGGGCAATTGGCCATGCGCCTGGTCCTGGCCGACCGCGACCGCGCGGGCCTGGACGAACTGGCCAGCGAGCTGGCAGCCCGCGGATGCGAGGTGCTGGAGCAGGTAACCGACGTGAGCCGCGAGCAGGACCTGATCGCCCTGCGCGACGCCGCGCTGGCGCGTTTCGGCGGCATCGACCTGCTGTTCAACAATGCCGGCGTCATGCAGACCGGCGCCAGCTGGGAACTCAGCGAAGCGCAGTGGCGGCGCATGCTGGACATCAACCTGCTGGGCGTGACCAACGGCCTGCGCGTCTTCGTGCCGACGCTGCTGGCGCAGGACCGGCCGGCCCACATCGTCAACACCGCGTCGCTGGCCGGGTTGCTCGCCAGCCCATTCCTGGCCGCCTACACCGTGACCAAACAGGCCGTGGTGGCGCTCTCCGAAGTGCTCCATCACGAGCTGGCGGCGTTGGGCGCGCCCATCGGCGTCTCGGTGCTCTGCCCGGGGCCGGTGGCCAGCCGCATCATGGCCTCCGACCAGGCCGGCGGTGGTGCCGCTGCGGCGCTCGGCGCGCAGCTTGCGCAGAGCATCCGCCAGGGCATGCCGGCCGCCGAACTGGCTGCCCAGGTCTTCGCCGCCATCGACGACAAGCGCTTCTGGATCCTGCCGCACCCGGACTTCAAGCCGGCGTTGCAGGCGCGCACGCAAAGCATCCTCGACGAGACCAATCCGGTCTTCCTGCTGGCCGACCTATAA